One Thermoanaerobacter pseudethanolicus ATCC 33223 genomic window, TGCTGAACCACAGTTTTGCCGCTACCAAAAGGTCCAGGTATGCACGCCGTACCTCCCTTAGTAACCGGAAAAAGGGTGTCAATGACCCTTTGTCCAGTGGGCATCGGAATTTCGGGGGGCAGCTTCTCTTTGTATGGCCTAGCCTTTCGAACCGGCCATTTCTGCATCATCGTGATTTCCACTATCTGTCCAGAATCGGTTTTTATTCTGGCAATAGGCTCGGTTACTGTATATTCTCCTTCCCTGATGTCTTCGACAATACCTGAAATAGCAGGAGGAACCATTATGCGATGTTCAACTATAACTGTCTCCTGCACTGTGCCGATAATATCGCCACCACTGACCTTGTCGCCAGACTTAACTTTAGGCGTAAATTTCCACTTTTTCTCGCGGTTCAGAGAAGGCACATCTATGCCTCTTGTTATAAAGCTGCCGACTTTTTTTTCTATAACGTCAAGAGGTCTCTGGATTCCGTCAAAAATGCCTTCCAGCATTCCCGGTCCCAGTTCGACGCTGAGGGGTTCCCCTGTGGACACCACAGGGTCCCCAGGGCCCAGTCCAGAAGTTTCTTCGTATACCTGAATTGATACCCTCTCTCCGCGTATTTCAATGATTTCACCTATAAGACCCTGATTACCCACCTTTACCACGTCGAACATCTTGGCTTCAGGAAGTCCCTCAGCTACCACAAGGGGGCCGGAAACTTTGGTTATTATACCCTGGCTCATTCCCTTCCCTCTCTTTCAAAAATGATATCTGCTCCAATAGCTTTTTCCACAGATTTTCTCACGTCATTTATACCGATTCCCAGAGTACCTCGGTTGCTGGGAATCAAAGTAATGATTGGCAAGATTTTATTCCTGAAAAAGTCTATTTTATCCCTTATCTTTTCTGCTAGATGTTCAGTTATGAAGATAACGGCGTAATTCTCCCGAGCTAGTTTCATGAGTGTATCCGATGCTTCTACCTCATCAATGGCCCGGAAAGTATCAATACCCGTTGACTTAAACGAAAGCACTGTATCGTGGTCTCCAATTACTCCTATTTTATACATAGACATCCCTCAGCCTTTCCCTTATCATGTCTTGAGAAATTCCATTAATTTTCCCCACAATTAAAACCCTCAATATTTTGAGTTCGTTCTCTTTGGCCCCAAGATAACCCACAACGGTTTCTAAACCAAAAGGCTTATATAGCCCCCTTCTGAGCATATCAAGTAGGAAATCGTCGGCCAACTTCTCGTAGGCCGCTGGACTACCTGTTGACATCCAGTTTTCCAAGCCTTCTTTAACAACCATAAAATACTTGGAAGATGCCAGTGCCTCAATTAGCACTGGCACTGGTTCTTGAAACATTTTCTCGAAAAACTCTGGATCAATACTGCCACCGGGCAGGAGAGATTTCTCCAGGGCCCTTAAATCGGCCTCCATATATTTCAACCTGACCATCGTTTTTATATTTGTGAGATCTACCATCGCGGCCAAATAACTTTTAAGAAAATCGTGGCTTATGTCTTGGACCAAAAGATTGAGTTCTTCATATAAAGCCCTGTCCAGTATGAGGTCCACCTGTTGCGGGTCCAGGGTTTCTTCGTAAACTTCGGCAGCCCTCTCAAAAGCGGCCCGCATCAACTTCGGGAGGGCTACATCCTTCTCTCCTTTATTCAACCTTAAAAGCTCATCGACAGGGACTTCTCCCAAGGTCGAAAGATTTTTCGGCACATCAATGCCGAGTATTCTACTTTTTAAAAGGACTTTTAGATTATGATAGTCGTACTTTAAGGTAAAAAACCTTACGGCCCTATGGTCTTTCAAAGAGCCTTTTATCATCTCCAAAGTTTTTTTCATGCTATTTTCTAAAGCCTTTTCGAAATCATATATATTTTCCAATTCTTCAAAATCTGAAGCATAATCTGTCTCGCTGAGGACCCTGATGACTGCATCCATGTCCTCTACCTCAAGAATCCTCTCGACAATGGCCCTGCTCAACAGCTTGTTTTCCAGAGACCTTATTCTGCCCGATGCATATAAAAAGTCCTGTTCTACAACCATCGCAATCACTCCTCAAAAAGTATTCGGGCCACTTCAGTCTCTAGTTCTTCCCTTTGAACCTTGAGCAGATAATCAAAGGTACAGTTTATCTCGACCGTCGCCGATTTTAATATGAATCCGCCTTTTATGGCTCTTTTTTCTCCCGAAAACCTAATATTGCCTGCTTTCCCTTGCTTTTTCAGGGCTTCGTTAACTCTCTCAAGTAATTCAGGAGTTATCTTTTCCTTATCAGCCTCGGAAACAATAATTTCCTCATTACCGTCAACGGCAGCGGCCAAAATCATGCGGTAAACCAGGTCCCTGTACTTTTCTGGTTCTAGATTTAGAAGTTTATTTTCCGCCCTGACGAAGGCTTCGTTTATCAAAGCCTGTTTCGCTTCCAAATAGCGCTTTCTCTCTTCCAGTTCGGCAATAGACAGGATTTTCCTCTTTTCCTCTCTGGCCACCTTCTTGGCCTTTTTCTCGGCTTCGGCTTCTAGTTGTACAGCTTGTTTCCTCGCCTTTTCCAGGATTTCAGCTGCTTCTTTTTTTGCTTTTTCGATTATCCGATTTTTTTGCTCTGTGGCCTCTTCAAAAATTTTTTCTTTAATCTTTGCAATACCCTGCATTATAAGCACTCCTTATGCCAGCTTTAAACCGAAGAGCATTAGTATCGAAGCGAGCAGTGCTAGCACCGCGTAAGTTTCCACCATAGCGGAATAAGTTATACCTTTAGCTAGTTCTTCAGGTCTTTTGGCTACTATTCCTACACCAGCAGCCGCAGCTCTGGCCTGGGAAATAGCTGAAAGCAAGCCTACTATAGCTATAGGAAGGCAGGCTGCAAAAACTAGCAGTCCTTGATAGGTGGTAAGAGGCAACAAATTTCCTCCCAAGATTCCTATCCTTTGCATCACCACAAAACCTGTAAGCAAACCATAAATTCCTTGAGTTCCAGGCAATGCCTGTAATATCAGAGTCTGGCTAAATTTACTGGGGTCTTCGGTAACTACTCCCGCGGCAGCCTCACCCACCATACCGACTCCTTTGGCTGAACCAATTCCTGGCAGAAAAACCGCCATAGCAGCTCCTAACAGTGCAAGAACTTGACCAAGTGTAACTTCCATTTAAACTCCTCCTTCAAAAGTTTGATTTTTTAAATTAACTCTACCAATATCTTCTAGATCCACATATTTCGTGTCTATCCTCAAAGGTTGGAAGGGTTTGCCTCCACCCTCGTAGAACTTACCGAAAAATTCAATATACTGCAGTCGGCTGCTGTGGACATAAGCGCCCAAGGCATTTACTGCGACGTTGAAAAGGTGACCTCCTATCAACACCAGCAGCATCGCTATATACCCGAATATATTTACTCCTAGCATTCTTGCCATGGTATTGATGACAGTAGCTATAACGCCTGTTGCAAGGCCCAACGCCAGCAGACGGGAGTAAGAAAGCACGTCGCTTAAATAACTAGTGACATTGTAAAGGCTTAAAAGCCCCGACATGAACTTTTTTAAAATATTTTTCTGAGATCTCCCCTGCGTCAGCACAAGGCCTATTGCGCCGGCGGCAGTTACATATTTTGCTATTCCTGCTAAATTCGGAAAAGCCATCATCACGAGCCCTGTCAGTAGCACCAGCCACAGTCCCTGATCCATGAAAGCATCGGCTACCCTTCCCTTTTTTATATTTTTATAGGCGCTCAAGATTATACCAGTGTATATCTGTATCAGACCAAAAGCAAAACTCAAAAACAAAACAGCCAACGGATTGTCAAGAGGATTCAGCCAGAGCGGCTTGACCTTAATAAGGTCACCAAACCAGCTACCAAAAATCATCCCCCAGATAAAAGTCGATATTCCTCCTAGGAACAAAAGCTCCGCCAGCTTTTTACCCATCCCTTTCAATTTGAGCTTCCAGAGAGCAAGGCCTGACAGCAGGGACAGCACCAGACCATAAGCCGCGTCACTAACCATCATACCAAAGAACACAAAGTAGAAAGGCGCCATGAACACATTAGGGTCTATCTCCCTTGGATTTGGAAGACTGTAGAGCTCGGTTATTATCTCAAAAGGCTGCACTAACCTCGGGTTTGACAAAACCACCGGTATGTCATCATCTTCCGACGGTTCGGTAAAAACTATGTAGGCAGCACTGGTGACGGAGGTAATCGCTTCTTTTACGGCTCCCACCGAAGGCTCGGGAACCCAGGCTTTCATCAGGAAGACTTTTTCAGTACCTGCCATTTTCATGAAGTTCTCTTTTTTCTGTCTTTCCACAAACCAGTAATCGTAAAGAGCCTTTATGTCTAGTAGCCGATTCACTAGCGTAGAGATTTCTGCCTTTATTCTTTGCCTTTCGGTTTCGATGGCTTTTAACCTTTCCTGAAGCTCGGCAAGTATCTTCGCCGGAGTCCCTGTAAATCCCTCAAATCTCTCTGTATCAACGGAAAATTCCTTAAATACTTCTTGAATATCCGATTTTGCCGAAACGTGATAGACTATTAATAAAAAGCCCTCTTCCCGACCTTCCTCTACCGGGATTATCTCCACGGCTAGTTCTTTTTCAGCCATTTTATCCCTGAATGCTTTAAAATTCTTTTTTGAAACTACCACAGCTCGTGCTTCCACACTACCGGTTTCACCTAGTTCCTCTACAGGGATATCCAATCGCTCCCAAGGTTTAATTAATTCAACCTGGTTTCTTATTCTGGATTCTTCCGTTTTGAGCCTAGAAAGTTTCTGGTCAAGGCCAGAAAGTGAGTCTATTAGATCAAAAACTTCCCTCTCCCGATTAAGGAGATCTTGCAATTTCTCCCTGCTTATCTTGGGTCTACCGTAGATTAATGGATTTAACTCCTTGCCATAAGGTTTCAAAAAATCAATAGCATATTTTAGTCTACTAAGCTTTAATTCGAGCTTCGATAGCTCGTTACCCACTTGCTCTGGAAATTTATGTTCTGTAATGTCTATATCAATATCTTCTTCTTTCAAATCTGCAATTTCAGCTGCTCCCAATTTCTGCAGGACACCAACTATTTTGTCCCGCTCCTCGTTCAGACCAAAGAGATACATTTTTTTCATCTTAACTATTGCCATGGAAAGTCACTATCCTCTCCACAATTAAGTCTACAGCTTTTTGGATACGGCCTTCCGCCTTTTCACGAAGTTTTTTAATTTCGTTTTCATACTGTTCCTTTAAAGCCATCGATTCTTTTTGCGCTTCTTTTTTTGCATCTTCTATAATATTTTTAGCAATTTCTTCCCCTTTTTTGCGAGTTTGAGAAATCAATTCCTCGGCTTCGCGGTTAGCTTCAGCCAATATAGACCTTGCTTCACGCTCGGCCTCTTCCACCATTGCCCTGGCGCTGTTTTCCGCATCTTTGATATCCTCCAGGATTTCTTTCACCCATCCGCCACCTCCATGGTAAGAAAAAATTATTTCTTTACAATGATGTATGTAATATCAAATCCTGCTTGTATTAAAAGTGTAACATATTGCTTTAATATTATGCCTTTATACATACGGTATTATACAATATTGATAAAAAAAAGTCAAGATAATGAATCAATACTTAAAAATAATACGGTAATTTCACACCCATAGGAAATCAATTTTTATTATATCATACCAAAAAATAAAAAGCAGGGAAATATATTCCCCCGCTCAAAATTATTCTTTAGGCAGCACCTGGTTTAATATTATGCCGATAATAGCAGCCAGACCTACACCTCCCAACTGAATGCCACCCCACAGGTTCACTACAGCACCACCTATGCCAAAGACTAGAATAGCGCTAGATATTATAAGGTTTCTTGACTTTTTGAAATCTACGGCGTTCTCCACAACGGTCCTGATGCCGATGCTGGCTATCATGCCAAACAGGATTATAGATATGCCGCCTATGACTGGCTCTGGCACTGTCCTTATTAGGGCAGTAAGTTTCTGACAGGTAGAAAGTATCATAGCCATGACTGCTGCCACCCTCATCACCTCGGGTTTCCAGACTCCAGTCAACGCTAAAACGCCAGTGTTTTCAGAATAGGTGGTGTTGGCCGGGCCTCCAAATAGACCCGCCAAGGATGTGGCTATACCATCGCCTATTAGAGTCCTATGAAGGCCTGGGTCTTTTACAAAGTCCTTCTGCACCGTAGCTCCCACAGCAAGCACATCGCCCACGTGTTCCACTATAGTAGCCACCGCCACAGGCGCAATAAGGCCAATGGCCGCCGGGTTGAATTCGGGTTTGGTAAAGGCCGGCACGGCAAACAACGCCGCCTCCTGCACAGGTTTCAAGTCCACGATTCCGAAAATCAAACTCACCCCATAACCTACAATTAATCCCACGAGCACCGGTACCAGTTTGAAAAATCCCCTGCCATACATGCTGACAAGTATTACCGTAGTAAGCACTATCAAGGCAACCATCCAGTTTTGAGAGGCGCTTTTGATTGCTACCGGTGCCAGGTTGAGACCTATGACCATTATTATCGGACCGGTCACCACCGGTGGCAGAAGGTTTTCCATGAATTCGCGCCCCAGAAAGTAAACCAGCACCGCCATCAACCCGTAAAGCAAGCCGGCCACAATGATGCCCCCCTGGGCCGCCGGAACTCCCCACTGTTTTACCACTAGTGCCACTGGTGCAATGAAAGCAAAGGAAGAACCTAGAAAAATGGGAACTTTTCTTTTTGTAACCAAGTGAAACCAGAGAGTCCCAATCCCCGCAGTAAAAAGAGCTACTCCCACATCAAGCCCGGTAAGCAGTGGCACCAATACTGTGGCACCGAACATCGTAAAAGTATGTTGTAATCCTAGAATAAGAAGCTGTAGCAGAGAAATTTTGTCTCCCTCCTTTATCGGACCTGACAATTCTTTTGTACCTACAGTAAGTACTTTCATAATTTTCCTCCTCTCAAAAATTAAGCCTCTGCTGTGAGTAGCAGAGGCTTTTCCTCATCAAAAAAGCCTTTCCCATCAGGCGGAGAAAGGCTTTCTCTCTTGTTTACGTAAATCCCTCTTCGCCTTACTAGCCTCACAGGACCAGTTTAAAGGCCAACTCTATTCACTTTCGCTTTTTTAATATATTACCATGGGCAGAGAAAGTTGTCAAGAGGAAAAAATTATGCATAGTGTAAAATTATCGTAGGATTTTTAGGTGATAAAAAAGACAAGAGACAACCTCTGTGATAACGTAATAAAAGCTAAATAACGAGGAAGGTTACAAATTAACGAAGAAGCAAATAAAAGAGGCAGTAAAGAGAATTAAAACGTCTACAAACAAGGAATAAACAACATTACGGTCTTGAATATGGGTAAAGTAACACCAATATACAGAATTTTAAAGGCAATAAAATATGAAAGTGTGATATAAAAAAACATATAAGGCATGGAAACCTTGATTTAAGAGATTTCAGGGGTTGTCTTTAAAAAATATCCTACAGTATGTTGACACTATCAAAGAAAAGTGAAGGGTTGAAAAATAAAACTGGGAGAAAAATATCACTACAACATCTCTTTAAGCCTTTCTATATCTTTAATTATTATTTTCTGCCTATCAAGATGTATTATCCCCTCTTTGTCCATTTGGCTTAAAATCCTTGTGACGTTTTCTCTTGATGTGCCGACTATGTTGGCAAGGTCTTGTCTATTGAGATTTAAGTTTAATAAAATTCCTTCTTTTGTGTTTATTCCTCTCTCTTTTGCAAAAGTGAGAAGGACAGAAGCCGTTCTGCCAATGGAATCTCTTAAAGCAAGATTTTCTATTATGACAGCTACATTTTTTAGCCTTTTTGCCATAAGTTTAATAATGCTTAAGGCTATTTTGCTGTTTTTTAGTATCAAGTTTTCTATGTCTTGGTTTTTAAGCATAATCACTTCGGAGTCCTCTATAGCCTCTGCAGTTGCAGGATATTCTCCACCGACAAATAGAACAGATTCAGCAAATATGTCCCCTTCTTCCATGATTTTAATAATGTGTTCTTTCCCGACAGAAGAGGTTTTTGATATTTTAACTTTGCCGGATTTTACAAAATATATGGCTTCTCCCTTTTCCCCCTCCATGAAAATAATAGAGCCTTTTTTAAAAGATTTTATGATTAAAATCTTATGTATCTCTTCAAGGGATTTGTCCTCCAGTTCATTAAAATAAGGGACTTTTTTAAGATAATCGAAATTGCCCATAATAACTTTCATCCCTTCATAAGAGTAAACTAAAGATTATTCCATTCTATATTTATCAAGACTTACAAATTTTGTATACTGTGCAAGCCACAAAAGTTCCACTGTACCTGTGGGTCCATTTCTGTGTTTTGCAATTATAACTTCTGCTATGTTTTTCTTTTCAGAATCTTTATGATAGTAATCATCTCTGTACAAAAACATTACTATGTCAGCGTCCTGCTCTATTGCTCCAGATTCTCTCAAATCGCTCAAAATAGGTCTGTGGTCTGACCTAGACTCAGGTGCGCGAGACAACTGTGAAAGGGTAATTACAGGAACATTGAGTTCTCTTGCTAAACTTTTAAGAGACCTCGATATTTCTGAAATTTCTTGTTGCCTGTTTTCTGCCCTTCCTCTTCCCTGCATAAGCTGCAGATAATCTATCATCACCAAGCCCAATCCTTTTTCTAGTTTAAGGCGCCGGCACTTCGCCCTTATGTCCATTACGCCAATTCCAGGGGTATCATCAATATAGATAGAAGCTTTAGAAAGAGGAGTCATCGCAGCTGCCAGTTTCATCCAGTCATCTTCATCAAGGTTTCCTGTCCTAAGCTTTTGGCTATCTATATTGGCAGTAGAACAGATAAGCCTGTTTACCAACTGCTCTTTTGACATCTCTAAGCTAAATATGGCAACAGGAAGGCCTGTCAAAAGAGCTGCATTTTGAGCAATATTTAAAGCAAAAGAGGTTTTTCCCATTGAAGGTCTTGCTGCGACTAATATAAAGTCAGAGGGCTGAAAGCCAGCAGTTTTTAAGTCAAGGTCAGGAAAGCCAGAGGGAATTCCCGTAAGCTGGCCTTTGTTTTTGTAAAGTTCTTCTATTTTATAAAATGTATTCATTAAGACATCTTTTATAGGTGAAAAATTAGTGGTGTTTCTTCCTTGAGCTATATCAAATATTTTTTGTTCTGCTATGTCAAGGACAGTCTCTACATCATCCCCTTCGTAACTTAACTCCATAATCTCTGAAGAAGCCTCAATGAGTCTTCTCAATGTAGCTTTTTCCTTTATTAGCTTTGCATAGTAAGATACATTAGCAGTGGTGATGACATTGGAAGACAAACTTGCTATATA contains:
- a CDS encoding V-type ATP synthase subunit F, whose product is MYKIGVIGDHDTVLSFKSTGIDTFRAIDEVEASDTLMKLARENYAVIFITEHLAEKIRDKIDFFRNKILPIITLIPSNRGTLGIGINDVRKSVEKAIGADIIFEREGRE
- a CDS encoding V-type ATP synthase subunit C; this translates as MVVEQDFLYASGRIRSLENKLLSRAIVERILEVEDMDAVIRVLSETDYASDFEELENIYDFEKALENSMKKTLEMIKGSLKDHRAVRFFTLKYDYHNLKVLLKSRILGIDVPKNLSTLGEVPVDELLRLNKGEKDVALPKLMRAAFERAAEVYEETLDPQQVDLILDRALYEELNLLVQDISHDFLKSYLAAMVDLTNIKTMVRLKYMEADLRALEKSLLPGGSIDPEFFEKMFQEPVPVLIEALASSKYFMVVKEGLENWMSTGSPAAYEKLADDFLLDMLRRGLYKPFGLETVVGYLGAKENELKILRVLIVGKINGISQDMIRERLRDVYV
- a CDS encoding V-type ATP synthase subunit E yields the protein MQGIAKIKEKIFEEATEQKNRIIEKAKKEAAEILEKARKQAVQLEAEAEKKAKKVAREEKRKILSIAELEERKRYLEAKQALINEAFVRAENKLLNLEPEKYRDLVYRMILAAAVDGNEEIIVSEADKEKITPELLERVNEALKKQGKAGNIRFSGEKRAIKGGFILKSATVEINCTFDYLLKVQREELETEVARILFEE
- a CDS encoding V-type ATP synthase subunit K, whose amino-acid sequence is MEVTLGQVLALLGAAMAVFLPGIGSAKGVGMVGEAAAGVVTEDPSKFSQTLILQALPGTQGIYGLLTGFVVMQRIGILGGNLLPLTTYQGLLVFAACLPIAIVGLLSAISQARAAAAGVGIVAKRPEELAKGITYSAMVETYAVLALLASILMLFGLKLA
- a CDS encoding V-type ATP synthase subunit I, with product MAIVKMKKMYLFGLNEERDKIVGVLQKLGAAEIADLKEEDIDIDITEHKFPEQVGNELSKLELKLSRLKYAIDFLKPYGKELNPLIYGRPKISREKLQDLLNREREVFDLIDSLSGLDQKLSRLKTEESRIRNQVELIKPWERLDIPVEELGETGSVEARAVVVSKKNFKAFRDKMAEKELAVEIIPVEEGREEGFLLIVYHVSAKSDIQEVFKEFSVDTERFEGFTGTPAKILAELQERLKAIETERQRIKAEISTLVNRLLDIKALYDYWFVERQKKENFMKMAGTEKVFLMKAWVPEPSVGAVKEAITSVTSAAYIVFTEPSEDDDIPVVLSNPRLVQPFEIITELYSLPNPREIDPNVFMAPFYFVFFGMMVSDAAYGLVLSLLSGLALWKLKLKGMGKKLAELLFLGGISTFIWGMIFGSWFGDLIKVKPLWLNPLDNPLAVLFLSFAFGLIQIYTGIILSAYKNIKKGRVADAFMDQGLWLVLLTGLVMMAFPNLAGIAKYVTAAGAIGLVLTQGRSQKNILKKFMSGLLSLYNVTSYLSDVLSYSRLLALGLATGVIATVINTMARMLGVNIFGYIAMLLVLIGGHLFNVAVNALGAYVHSSRLQYIEFFGKFYEGGGKPFQPLRIDTKYVDLEDIGRVNLKNQTFEGGV
- a CDS encoding V-type ATPase subunit subunit G family protein — encoded protein: MKEILEDIKDAENSARAMVEEAEREARSILAEANREAEELISQTRKKGEEIAKNIIEDAKKEAQKESMALKEQYENEIKKLREKAEGRIQKAVDLIVERIVTFHGNS
- a CDS encoding uracil-xanthine permease family protein, with the translated sequence MKVLTVGTKELSGPIKEGDKISLLQLLILGLQHTFTMFGATVLVPLLTGLDVGVALFTAGIGTLWFHLVTKRKVPIFLGSSFAFIAPVALVVKQWGVPAAQGGIIVAGLLYGLMAVLVYFLGREFMENLLPPVVTGPIIMVIGLNLAPVAIKSASQNWMVALIVLTTVILVSMYGRGFFKLVPVLVGLIVGYGVSLIFGIVDLKPVQEAALFAVPAFTKPEFNPAAIGLIAPVAVATIVEHVGDVLAVGATVQKDFVKDPGLHRTLIGDGIATSLAGLFGGPANTTYSENTGVLALTGVWKPEVMRVAAVMAMILSTCQKLTALIRTVPEPVIGGISIILFGMIASIGIRTVVENAVDFKKSRNLIISSAILVFGIGGAVVNLWGGIQLGGVGLAAIIGIILNQVLPKE
- a CDS encoding Crp/Fnr family transcriptional regulator; the protein is MGNFDYLKKVPYFNELEDKSLEEIHKILIIKSFKKGSIIFMEGEKGEAIYFVKSGKVKISKTSSVGKEHIIKIMEEGDIFAESVLFVGGEYPATAEAIEDSEVIMLKNQDIENLILKNSKIALSIIKLMAKRLKNVAVIIENLALRDSIGRTASVLLTFAKERGINTKEGILLNLNLNRQDLANIVGTSRENVTRILSQMDKEGIIHLDRQKIIIKDIERLKEML
- the dnaB gene encoding replicative DNA helicase codes for the protein MEWSKIPPQNIEAEQSVLGSMLLSRDAIIDVSEIIKADDFYKESHKKLFDVMMEMFEKDIPVDLVTVVDELRKRNMLEAVGGIDYIASLSSNVITTANVSYYAKLIKEKATLRRLIEASSEIMELSYEGDDVETVLDIAEQKIFDIAQGRNTTNFSPIKDVLMNTFYKIEELYKNKGQLTGIPSGFPDLDLKTAGFQPSDFILVAARPSMGKTSFALNIAQNAALLTGLPVAIFSLEMSKEQLVNRLICSTANIDSQKLRTGNLDEDDWMKLAAAMTPLSKASIYIDDTPGIGVMDIRAKCRRLKLEKGLGLVMIDYLQLMQGRGRAENRQQEISEISRSLKSLARELNVPVITLSQLSRAPESRSDHRPILSDLRESGAIEQDADIVMFLYRDDYYHKDSEKKNIAEVIIAKHRNGPTGTVELLWLAQYTKFVSLDKYRME